Proteins found in one Plasmodium gaboni strain SY75 chromosome 13, whole genome shotgun sequence genomic segment:
- a CDS encoding hypothetical protein (conserved Plasmodium protein, unknown function) → MHNNSMKASLSNRRQEKILSSSFIKTNSYGKNEYKSKSMYSPIDNINNLNNECFERISKNSWYDTSCLKRNKKNDDIFLFCIENKKKNDNSQTNRSYNKSENVSNDLVNTFSTLNEKRNNNIIMPMNVLKTYINDESSNENGKKKIKKKKKKGYYNCNYVNYDNNLESYKSISINNIKKKYKNKSIIKKSYNLFNTDCYNKKEHVKNGSSLTSNTPKNVKADMFKKCNNDFNKLLTTKGFKNELSMNNKISLNNKDIRNVFPNYERTNSLNYYNNYDRHKINKNHNSVVKNENIYMKRYNIPHMYNDDNIYERYDENILVQDLQEKKKKKITTTNLQSTNNNMIEHKKKTTLICNNNKNENIHSYFNNNHNNNNHYFNNIDGHDTDSTFYEKKKNEYKVNSFLPSNSSYHSKGEKIKDDNYIYMKNHTKLKKNHIDEKEKKKSYLRSPLKISHSTSKSIILKKIMNDYTNDKNINSNILLSNNNSQELYINNDSKLCLDDKSLFYTNNESKISFTIDFKIYPPILMKNITQLNIFIENKMIKNIYISEFPQTFSVILQHCIKINNEKAYIKIKNKIIHMKETNVIKFVFFKNEKVIGCSYISIINLLNLGLEGGVFLLVEEYKNENNKKKNMQIKNSQKVNDVHEIKNSQKVNDVHEIKNSQKVNDVYEKKNDCDNFHKIPINMQDVQIMKSKIFLNYKINCPKFLINTISPSDIITTKEKIKYLEDMIRQIYYSFQSYNINQTIRSTNLLKYLNDRSIRKQKKSEIIHLENNNNVNFSINNLSISNKKNEQIGEGKKDNSELMKGNKTKRYHIDINKIKQNNENIIEHNKDIMCYQEKLKMLGILNKKDDDNLSESKIDECTHRYISNEQNDLICVVNNIDENYNIHYEENVYNDITNGNNYSDKNNNHNDNNNRNHFNKNIVEKEKNLIHKDHFNVQENSDNVNLKNIKENFKKDNKLHDAEKVNNNIEDRNHTTDINNNNIDHTSNLYYKKDDYIIKPLYDNFNNHIEEKLDIKKFISNIYKRKKHMNIIMKRKDNEKYNIKRKTYTTNSIFYKKYIDKKKEIKKLKNIIEKYKKLLKLSMAQVENLKCSNHNTSILYKVFYRKIMKRSNNDHMFYNIKKNKYKSNDNFEKNKKGHILRKTCSLNVIGEYLKSKENNMENNKYIYHNINMYDNKHIDNNINVVNELVNNDNYKKNLNCLINSNKDNVIFSKITTNVILNNNKESIGHKMNSHKALSAYTNKYENDIQFYSDSTYERMIDIKNSKNEHNIYKKTFTKTKHNTTNIISTTLDIIGTNKNYENTEKQLELLLKKNETLKEQINKLKINDQRFLYNIKKKINERHTTNNNKKYNIKRNIDASFNDSTENIYNISVNKTRNPTINVENTKKNKYSNNTRFNYPLNLIKQYSYDYTSD, encoded by the coding sequence atgcACAATAATAGTATGAAAGCATCATTAAGTAATAGAAGACAAGAAAAGATACTTTCAAGCTCTTTTATAAAAACCAACAGTTATGGTAAGAATGAATATAAGAGCAAAAGTATGTATAGTCCtatagataatataaataatttaaataatgaatgTTTTGAACGTATTTCTAAGAATTCTTGGTATGATACAAGTTGTTTGAAAAGAAATAAGAAGAATGATgacatttttttattctgtatagaaaataaaaaaaaaaatgataattcCCAAACAAATAGATCTTATAATAAAAGCGAAAATGTTTCAAATGACTTAGTGAATACATTTTCAACATTAAAcgaaaaaagaaataataatattattatgcCTATGAATGTTTTGAagacatatataaatgatgaatcatcaaatgaaaatgggaaaaaaaaaataaagaaaaaaaaaaaaaaaggttattataattgtaattacgtaaattatgataataatttagaatcatataaaagtatttcaataaataatataaaaaagaagtataaaaataaaagtataataaaaaaatcgtataatttatttaacACAGATTGTTACAATAAAAAGGAACATGTCAAAAATGGTAGTTCTCTAACATCGAATACTCCTAAAAATGTTAAAGCAGATATGTTCAAAAAATGCAATAATGATTTTAATAAGTTGTTAACAACAAAAGGTTTTAAAAATGAGTTATCAATGAATAACAAAATCAGtttgaataataaagatattaGAAATGTATTTCCAAATTATGAAAGAACTAATTCgttaaattattataacaattACGATAGACacaaaattaataaaaatcaCAATTCAGTTGTAAAAAATgagaatatatatatgaaaagaTATAACATTCCTCATATgtataatgatgataatatatacgAAAGgtatgatgaaaatatattagtTCAGGATCTAcaagaaaagaaaaaaaagaaaataacTACGACTAATTTGCAGTctacaaataataatatgattgaacataagaaaaaaacaaccctgatatgtaataataataaaaatgaaaatatacactcatattttaataataatcataataataataatcattattttaACAATATTGATGGACATGATACTGATTCAAcattttatgaaaaaaaaaagaatgaaTATAAGGTAAATTCATTTCTGCCTAGTAATTCATCATATCATTCAAAGGgggaaaaaataaaggatgataattacatatatatgaaaaatcatacaaaattaaagaaaaatcACATCGAcgaaaaggaaaaaaaaaagagtTATCTTAGAAGCCCTTTAAAAATATCTCATTCAACTTCAAAAAGTatcatattaaaaaaaattatgaatgattatacaaatgataaaaatataaatagtaatattcttttatcaaataataacTCACAAGAActatatattaataatgattcAAAATTATGTTTAGATGATAAATCGTTAttttatacaaataatgAAAGCAAAATTTCATTCACCATAgattttaaaatatatccTCCTATActtatgaaaaatattactcagttaaatatatttatagaaaataaaatgataaagaatatttatataagtGAGTTTCCTCAAACATTTTCTGTTATTCTTCAACattgtataaaaataaataatgaaaaggcatatattaaaataaagaataaaataattcatatgAAAGAAACGAATGTTATCaaatttgttttttttaaaaatgaaaaggTTATAGGATGTTCATATATTagtattataaatttattaaatttagGATTAGAAGGAGGTGTATTCTTATTAGttgaagaatataaaaatgaaaataacaaaaaaaaaaatatgcaaataaaaaattctCAAAAAGTAAATGATGTACAcgaaataaaaaattctCAAAAAGTAAATGATGTACAcgaaataaaaaattctCAAAAAGTAAATGATGTAtacgaaaaaaaaaatgattgtgataattttcataaaataCCTATTAATATGCAAGATGTCCAAATTATGAAATccaaaatatttttgaactataaaataaattgtCCTAAATTTCTTATAAATACAATTTCACCTAGTGATATCATAACAActaaagaaaaaataaaatactTGGAAGATATGATTAGAcagatatattattcattcCAGAGTTACAACATAAACCAAACTATAAGGAGCACAAATCTACTTAAATATCTTAATGATCGTTCCAtaagaaaacaaaaaaaaagtgaaATCATACatttagaaaataataacaatgttaatttttctataaataatttGAGCATTTCAAATAAGAAGAATGAACAAATTGGCGAAGGAAAAAAGGATAATAGTGAATTGATGAAGGGCAACAAAACAAAACGATATCATAttgatattaataaaataaaacaaaataatgaaaacATTATAGAACATAACAAAGATATCATGTGTTATCAAgagaaattaaaaatgcTAGGAATACTTAACAAAAAGGATGATGACAATTTAAGTGAGAGTAAAATAGACGAATGTACACATAGGTATATTTCAAATGAACAAAACGATTTGATATGCGttgtaaataatatagatgaaaattataatattcattatgaagaaaatgtatataatgatattacAAATGGTAATAATTACagtgataaaaataataatcataatgataataataataggaaccattttaataaaaatattgtagaaaaagaaaaaaatttaatacATAAAGATCATTTTAATGTACAAGAAAATAGTGATAATGtcaatttaaaaaatataaaggaaaattttaaaaaggATAATAAATTGCATGATGCTGAAAAGGTAAATAACAATATTGAAGATAGAAATCATACTACggatataaataataataatatagatcATACATctaatttatattataaaaaagatgattatataataaaaccTTTATATGACAATTTTAATAACCATATTGAAGAAAAGTtagatattaaaaaatttatcagtaatatatataaaagaaaaaaacatatgaatattattatgaaaagGAAAGATAAcgaaaaatataatataaaaagaaaaacataCACAACTAattcaattttttataaaaagtatattgataagaaaaaagaaataaaaaaattaaaaaacataattgaaaaatataaaaaattattaaaattaagTATGGCCCAAGttgaaaatttaaaatgCAGCAATCATAATACaagtatattatataaagtaTTCTATAGAAAAATCATGAAAAGAAGTAATAATGATCACatgttttataatatcaaaaaaaataaatataaatcaaatGATAACTTtgaaaaaaacaaaaaaggGCATATACTGAGGAAAACGTGTTCACTTAATGTTATAGGGGAGTATTTGAAAAGCAAAGAAAACaatatggaaaataataaatatatttatcataatataaatatgtatgataataaacatattgataataatataaatgtagTTAATGAACTTGTGAAcaatgataattataagaaaaatttGAATTGTCTtattaatagtaataaaGATAACGTAATATTTTCGAAAATAACTACAAATGTAATcttaaataataacaaagAATCTATCGGACATAAAATGAACTCTCATAAAGCTCTTAGCGCATACACTAATAAATATGAGAATGATATACAATTTTATTCAGATTCTACATATGAAAGAATGAtagatattaaaaattcTAAGAATGAacacaatatatataaaaaaacatttaCAAAAACAAAGCACAATActacaaatattatttcGACTACATTAGATATAATAGGaacaaacaaaaattatgaaaatacGGAGAAACAGCTAGAAttacttttaaaaaaaaatgaaacattaaaagaacaaataaataagttaaaaataaatgatcaacgatttttatataatataaaaaaaaaaataaacgAAAGACATacaacaaataataataaaaaatataatatcaaaAGAAATATTGATGCGTCTTTTAATGATTCAActgaaaatatatataacataagTGTAAATAAAACTCGTAATCCAACTATCAATGTGGAGAATAcgaagaaaaataaatacagTAATAATACACGATTCAATTACCCACTAAATTTAATAAAGCaatattcatatgattATACGTCAGATTAA